CTAGCGATGAGCTTTTCTATCTCACTTCTCGGTGCGGTGCTCGGCGTCGCAGCAATCGTCGTCGGGCTGCTGTCGCGCCGCCAGTTGCGCCGTTCGACCGCCCTCCGCGGATCGAGGCTCTCCTTGGCGGGCGTGATCCTCGGCGGGGTCGCCTTTGCGCTCACCGCAGTGCCACTACTGATGCCGGTTGCGTACCTTTGGGCAGACGCTGGCTGACTTGGTTACTAGCTCTTCTGCAACGCTGCAGGACGTCCGATTGTGAACCACAGGATCGGCCCGAGCAGCGGGAAGAACAACACCACCAGCACCCACAGGACCTTGGGCGTGGGCTCCGCCGGGGTTTGCGCGACGCTGACGATCGCCCAGACGAATAGCGCCAGCGGGACGATTACGAAGAGAAGCATGAAAATCGTCAGCAGGTCCAAGCATCACTCCAAGGTTTGGCGGGTTTGGGCTGAGCGTAGTGGCAGAAGGGCTGCGGGTTCCACACCCGGTTCGGGTGACTGTTTCGATGTCGCCGATCGAAGTTCATGCCGCTGGCAAGCGCTCTTATGCCGCAAAAGCGTGCACATGCGCGGAGGTTTCGAGACGCGTGCAACTACGTCGCGCGCTCCTCAACCACCGGAACGCGACTAAACGGCCACATCAGTGGATGCTCTGGGCGAGCCCGATGAGGATGCCCTCGGGATGCCGACGTTGTCCATCCTGATCGTATGCACTCAGTCCAACTCACCAGCAAGGTGCCGACCGAAGTTCGTAAGAGCCTCGTCCCACCCGTCGTAGACGAAACCGTCACCGGCCTTGCCCTCGTATCCGCGCAGGTGGAAAACAAGTTCAGTGCGCTCGCCCTGAGGAATGAGGGTGAGCGTGATGACCGGTGCCCCGTCAATTGGTGCATCGGGTTCGCCCCAGGTGAAGACAAGTCGGTCGATCGGTTCCACCTCGAGGTACTCTCCCCCGGTCGGGAACTCCTCACCGGTTTCGTTGTTCGTCATCGTGTATCGGTACCGGCCGCCCACACGAACATCGATCGACACGCTCTCCGTGGAGACACCGAACGGGTGCAGCCACTGTGCCAGCTCGGCCTCTTCGGTCCAGGCACGCCACACGAGTTCACGCGGCGCGTTGAAGACGCGGGTGATCGAGAACTGAGGTGCTTCGATGGGTGATGAGTCTGTCGCGGTCATGATCCTGTCTTCTGCGAATTGTGGGTTTTGATTGCGGTCTTCATGGTTTCGAGGTGCACCTCCAGGGCATCGAGACGCAGGTTCCACTCGCGGCGGTGTTTTTCTACCCATGCCGACGCCTCGTCGAGTGGCTCCGACTGCATCGACAGGGTCCGCCACTGAGCTTGAGCAGTGCGGGTGACGAGACCGGCGCGCTCGAGCACCTTGAGATGCTGGGAGATCGCCGGGGCGGTCACCATGAACGGCTCGGCGACTTCACCCACGGTCGCAGGTCCCTGCGCGAGCCTCGAAAGGATCGCGCGACGCGTCGGGTCGGCAAGCGCAGCGAAGACAACACTCAGAGAGTCCGACGCAGCCATTTCAGGTACTCCTTAATTAAGGATTCACTTTATTAATGCATTGCACGGCTCGAGTGTCAATACACCTGAAACCACTACATTTGGCTCTATCGTTCAGCGAGCGCCACGGCGACTTCCCGAACGAGAAGGTTGATCGTTTGGGCACCGGCCCCGTCGACATCCTGATCAGGGTCGTATATCGCAAGGCTGACGCCAATGAGGCCCGGATGCCGTGCGGCCGAGACCATGACACCGACAAGTTGGTCAGGGGTGAGCCCACCCGGTTCGTCTTGCGTGCCCGGCACCCTCTGTGCAGGGAATTGCTCGGGGTCAAGGACGTCGAGGTCCACATGCAGCCACCAACTGTTGCCAGCACCGGTGACGAATGCTGCTGCTTCTCGACCAACATGTTCGGGTGCCAAGGCAGCGGCTAGCGCTCCGCGGGCGTAGGCGCCAAGGCCTTCGACCGAGGCGACATTGAACCTCCGCCGCCATGAATCATCGCGCGCCCCAATCATTGCGAGCCTCTGCGGAGCAAGGGTCGGCACCAGCTCAGCGAGCGGACCGGACATTGTCCTTCCTGTCACCCCCAACAGGAGGCCGATCTCGACGTTCGCCGCTTCCCCGTCCTCGGACACGTCGAGCGGGATGGTGTCCTCGTGGCCATCGAGCACCAGCAGGCCGACGCCACCAGATTGCCCTCCCACTCCGGCCATGATGCCTAACAGAGCCGAGCAGTCGCCGCCGATGACGCAGGGAAAGGTGTCGGATGCCACGGCCCGCGCCACCGCTGCCGAGAGGTTCTGCGTCATGGCCACAAGTGCCGGCTCGTTCATGAGCGTCGTGGCAATGCCCCGCTCCGGGGTCTGCGCGGGAAGGAGGATGTCCTCGTCGGTGACCACTTCAAGAGCCGCCCAGGCTGCCGAGATGCCGGCGTCTCTCATCGCCTGAGCGGCAATCGCCTGATGTCCCGCTCGACCGTACCCGTCGAAAGGTACGCCGATGAGCGCGATCCGCATCATGCCCTCATGACAGCACGCAACGGCGGCCCTGTCGACCACTCCGCGAGGAGCACGCCTCGCGAAAGCTACACGTTGAAGCGGAACTCCACCACGTTCCGTCGCTCACTTGCATGACGGTGCAATGTATGACTTGTCGCCACTTGTCACTCAGCTACTTTCGTCAATTGCGCGGGTCTTCGAAC
The Diaminobutyricimonas sp. LJ205 genome window above contains:
- a CDS encoding helix-turn-helix transcriptional regulator — its product is MAASDSLSVVFAALADPTRRAILSRLAQGPATVGEVAEPFMVTAPAISQHLKVLERAGLVTRTAQAQWRTLSMQSEPLDEASAWVEKHRREWNLRLDALEVHLETMKTAIKTHNSQKTGS
- a CDS encoding PLD nuclease N-terminal domain-containing protein, which produces MLLFVIVPLALFVWAIVSVAQTPAEPTPKVLWVLVVLFFPLLGPILWFTIGRPAALQKS
- a CDS encoding SRPBCC domain-containing protein, which codes for MTATDSSPIEAPQFSITRVFNAPRELVWRAWTEEAELAQWLHPFGVSTESVSIDVRVGGRYRYTMTNNETGEEFPTGGEYLEVEPIDRLVFTWGEPDAPIDGAPVITLTLIPQGERTELVFHLRGYEGKAGDGFVYDGWDEALTNFGRHLAGELD
- a CDS encoding arginase family protein, with amino-acid sequence MMRIALIGVPFDGYGRAGHQAIAAQAMRDAGISAAWAALEVVTDEDILLPAQTPERGIATTLMNEPALVAMTQNLSAAVARAVASDTFPCVIGGDCSALLGIMAGVGGQSGGVGLLVLDGHEDTIPLDVSEDGEAANVEIGLLLGVTGRTMSGPLAELVPTLAPQRLAMIGARDDSWRRRFNVASVEGLGAYARGALAAALAPEHVGREAAAFVTGAGNSWWLHVDLDVLDPEQFPAQRVPGTQDEPGGLTPDQLVGVMVSAARHPGLIGVSLAIYDPDQDVDGAGAQTINLLVREVAVALAER
- a CDS encoding DUF4190 domain-containing protein; its protein translation is MSFSISLLGAVLGVAAIVVGLLSRRQLRRSTALRGSRLSLAGVILGGVAFALTAVPLLMPVAYLWADAG